In one Pseudomonas tensinigenes genomic region, the following are encoded:
- the leuD gene encoding 3-isopropylmalate dehydratase small subunit, which produces MKAFTQHTGLVAPLDRANVDTDQIIPKQFLKSIKRTGFGPNLFDEWRYLDVGQPYQDNSKRPLNKDFVLNAERYQGASVLLARENFGCGSSREHAPWALEEYGFRSIIAPSYADIFFNNSFKNGLLPIILSDAEVDELFKQVEAEPGYQLQVDLQAQTVTRPDGKVYSFEIDAFRKHCLLNGLDDIGLTLQDGDAIATFEAKHRVSQPWLFRDA; this is translated from the coding sequence ATGAAAGCTTTTACCCAGCACACTGGTCTTGTCGCGCCTTTGGATCGTGCCAACGTCGACACTGACCAAATCATTCCGAAACAGTTTTTGAAGTCGATCAAGCGCACCGGTTTCGGCCCGAACCTGTTCGATGAATGGCGTTACCTCGATGTCGGCCAGCCGTATCAGGACAACTCCAAGCGCCCGCTGAACAAGGACTTCGTCCTCAACGCCGAGCGTTATCAAGGCGCCAGCGTATTGCTGGCTCGCGAGAACTTCGGTTGCGGTTCCAGCCGTGAACACGCGCCGTGGGCCCTGGAAGAATACGGTTTCCGCAGCATCATCGCGCCGAGCTATGCCGACATCTTCTTTAACAACAGCTTCAAGAACGGCTTGTTGCCGATCATCTTGAGCGACGCTGAAGTTGATGAGTTGTTCAAGCAGGTTGAGGCCGAGCCGGGTTATCAATTGCAGGTCGATCTGCAGGCGCAGACCGTGACCCGTCCGGATGGCAAGGTGTACAGCTTTGAGATCGACGCGTTCCGCAAGCACTGCCTGTTGAATGGTCTGGACGATATTGGCCTGACCTTGCAGGACGGTGATGCGATTGCCACGTTTGAGGCCAAGCATCGGGTTAGCCAGCCGTGGTTGTTTCGCGACGCGTGA
- a CDS encoding molecular chaperone HscC, producing the protein MQDATLPRPALLGIDLGTTNSLIAVWQDGQARLIPNALGDVLTPSVISLDEDDTILVGKAARARLTTHPERSAAAFKRFMGSDKQVQLGARQFSPEELSALVLGSLKQDAEAFLGHPVSEAVISVPAYFSDEQRKRTLFSAELAGLSVTRLINEPTAAAMAYGLHEQKFERTLIFDLGGGTFDVTVLEYALPLIEVHASTGDNFLGGEDFTAALLQACLKHWQLTPAMVDAQSMASLGDALEQLKCKLGEGTQHLSWRYADKTFEWSLDEAAAVKIWEPLLARLRAPIEQALRDARLKPRDLDSLVLVGGATRMPAVQQMVATLFGRLPYRHLDPDTIVALGAATQAACKARDGAVEELILTDVCPYTLGIATMRGEDIKGAFSPIIERNTIIPTSRVERYYTTQPKQTVLRIAVYQGERPWVCDNILIDAFDVTLTPTQHIQELDVRFSYDINGLLEVDVTLLETGERHSHSIDRSPTGLDEQARRDSHNRLSTLKVHPRDALPNRTLLARLERAWMQSLGEQREHIAEWLHNFTSVLSGQQPAEIASQRSELNKALDQLRL; encoded by the coding sequence ATGCAGGATGCAACCCTTCCCCGCCCGGCTTTGCTGGGCATCGACCTTGGCACTACCAACAGCCTGATCGCCGTCTGGCAGGACGGTCAGGCCCGACTGATTCCCAACGCTCTGGGCGATGTGCTGACGCCCTCGGTGATCAGCCTCGATGAAGACGACACCATTCTGGTCGGCAAAGCCGCCCGCGCCCGCCTGACTACGCACCCCGAGCGCAGCGCTGCAGCGTTCAAGCGTTTCATGGGCAGCGATAAACAAGTCCAGCTCGGCGCACGTCAGTTCAGTCCGGAAGAGTTGTCGGCGCTGGTGCTCGGCTCACTCAAGCAGGACGCCGAAGCCTTTCTCGGCCACCCGGTGTCGGAAGCGGTGATTTCCGTCCCGGCGTATTTCAGCGATGAACAACGCAAACGCACGCTGTTCTCCGCCGAACTGGCCGGGCTCTCGGTGACGCGCCTGATCAACGAACCGACGGCCGCCGCCATGGCTTACGGACTGCATGAGCAGAAATTCGAACGCACGCTGATCTTCGATCTCGGCGGCGGCACCTTCGACGTCACGGTGCTGGAATACGCCTTGCCACTGATCGAAGTGCACGCCTCCACCGGCGACAACTTTCTCGGCGGTGAAGACTTCACCGCCGCCCTGTTGCAGGCCTGCCTGAAACACTGGCAACTGACCCCGGCCATGGTCGATGCGCAAAGCATGGCCAGCCTCGGTGATGCCCTTGAGCAGCTCAAATGCAAACTCGGCGAAGGCACTCAACACCTGAGCTGGCGCTACGCCGACAAGACCTTCGAATGGTCACTGGACGAAGCCGCTGCGGTAAAAATCTGGGAACCGTTGCTAGCGCGTTTGCGCGCGCCAATCGAACAAGCGCTGCGCGATGCTCGACTCAAGCCCCGCGACCTCGACAGCCTGGTGCTGGTCGGTGGCGCCACGCGCATGCCAGCGGTGCAGCAAATGGTCGCCACGCTGTTCGGGCGCCTGCCTTACCGGCATCTTGATCCGGATACCATTGTTGCGTTGGGGGCGGCGACGCAAGCAGCGTGCAAGGCGCGCGACGGGGCGGTCGAAGAGTTGATTCTGACGGATGTCTGCCCGTATACGCTGGGGATTGCGACCATGCGTGGCGAAGACATCAAAGGTGCCTTCTCGCCCATCATCGAACGTAACACCATCATTCCGACGTCAAGGGTGGAGCGCTATTACACCACCCAACCTAAGCAAACAGTGCTGCGCATCGCTGTCTATCAGGGTGAGCGGCCGTGGGTGTGCGACAACATTCTGATTGATGCTTTCGATGTCACGTTGACGCCTACTCAACACATCCAGGAACTGGACGTGCGCTTCAGCTATGACATCAACGGTTTGCTCGAAGTCGACGTCACCCTGCTCGAAACCGGCGAGCGTCACAGTCACAGCATCGACCGCAGCCCCACAGGTCTGGATGAGCAAGCGCGCCGCGACAGCCATAACCGGCTGTCGACGCTGAAGGTCCATCCACGCGATGCACTGCCCAACCGCACATTGCTGGCTCGTCTGGAGCGGGCATGGATGCAGAGTCTGGGCGAGCAACGCGAGCACATTGCCGAATGGCTGCACAACTTCACCAGCGTGCTCAGCGGCCAGCAACCCGCGGAGATTGCCAGCCAGCGCTCAGAGCTGAACAAGGCGCTGGATCAACTGCGTCTCTAG
- a CDS encoding sensor domain-containing protein — MPKSVDRTPPMPRIQAIDPRHSEQSWESAPQLLAALNGARLGAWYWDIERGQISWSRGTQALFGFDPRQPLPADLEYLDLLPPEDRAKTVRAFHAVIAGAPLEQAMHHRIRWPDGSLHWLEINGSLLPDKNGRPRMIGVIREITHQRQREQALSSSEKRFATLFHLCPNMVLLTRQEDGLISEANQYFESLFGWPVQSAIGRTTLELGLWVHPEQRGELVKKTNTKGELISMEVQFRASNGQIHDGILSAQKVELEGQPYLLSTFLDTTERKAAEHALKDSQERLDLALDSAQLGTWDWHIPSGMLYGSARAAQLHGLEPIPFHESFEEFFEGVPGEERDSMRDAYRSLREGPAGNYQLTYRVQLPDGSSRYLESRARLYRDDNGAPLRMAGTLLDITDQVEREQRLVASEEKFATLFQVSPDPICVTRQDSGEFIEINNSFTQTFGWSAADVIGHTAEEIGLWDASAKSLQRIERVIREQGLSNVAIIVQHKDGQSLTCVISSRQISVGDQPCIVTTLRDITQQQRSEAALKASEEKFAKAFHSSPDAITITERDTGRYLEVNDGFCRLTGYRAEEVVGKTVYQVGIWAEEKQRSALLAELQIKGRVHHQEMLGRNKRGEMLTVEVSVEPITLNETACLLLTARDVSLLKNAEAQIRHLAYHDPLTNLPNRALLMDRLSQQIALLKRHNLRGALLFLDLDHFKHINDSLGHPVGDTVLKIITARLEASVRMEDTVARLGGDEFVVLLSGLEGSRNEVSTQVRNLADTLRELLSEPMFLDGQRLQVTPSIGVALIPDHGSTPTDLLKRADIALYRAKDSGRNTTQMYHNTMQKAASERLRMETDLRLALSRGEFNVHFQPQIDARDNRIIGAEALVRWNHPELGAQSPTEFIKVLEDSGLILEVGTWILDEACNAFKQLIALKLVDPLNFSLCVNISPRQFRQNDFVERIEHSMSSHGLPCSLLKLEITEGIVIQNLEDTISKMRRLKKLGVSFAMDDFGTGYSSLTYLKRLPVDTLKIDQSFIRDATTDPNDAEIIRAIVAMARSLELEVIAEGVETPEQLAFLQGLGCHLYQGYLHSRPVALENLKKLLP, encoded by the coding sequence ATGCCGAAATCTGTTGACCGAACTCCGCCGATGCCGCGTATTCAGGCGATTGACCCGCGTCATTCCGAGCAGAGCTGGGAGAGTGCGCCGCAATTGCTGGCGGCGCTCAACGGTGCGCGACTCGGCGCCTGGTATTGGGACATCGAGCGCGGGCAGATTAGTTGGTCGCGTGGCACCCAGGCATTGTTCGGCTTCGATCCGCGGCAACCGCTGCCAGCGGATCTCGAATACCTTGATTTGCTGCCACCGGAAGACCGCGCCAAAACCGTTCGCGCCTTCCACGCCGTGATTGCCGGCGCGCCGCTGGAACAAGCGATGCACCACCGCATCCGCTGGCCAGACGGCAGCCTGCACTGGCTGGAGATCAACGGCAGTTTGCTGCCGGACAAAAACGGCCGCCCCCGAATGATCGGGGTGATTCGTGAAATCACCCACCAGCGCCAACGCGAACAGGCCCTGAGCAGCTCGGAGAAACGTTTCGCGACACTTTTTCACCTGTGCCCGAACATGGTCTTGCTGACCCGCCAGGAAGACGGCCTGATCAGCGAAGCCAATCAGTATTTCGAAAGCCTGTTCGGCTGGCCGGTGCAGAGCGCCATCGGCCGTACCACCCTTGAGCTGGGTTTGTGGGTGCATCCGGAGCAACGCGGCGAACTGGTGAAGAAGACCAACACCAAGGGCGAACTGATCAGCATGGAGGTGCAGTTTCGCGCCAGCAACGGGCAGATTCACGACGGCATTCTCAGTGCGCAGAAAGTCGAGCTCGAAGGCCAGCCGTATCTGCTCAGCACCTTCCTCGACACCACCGAACGCAAAGCCGCCGAACACGCCTTGAAGGACAGCCAGGAACGCCTCGACCTGGCGCTGGACTCCGCGCAGCTAGGTACCTGGGACTGGCACATTCCCAGCGGCATGCTCTACGGCTCGGCCCGCGCCGCGCAACTGCACGGGCTCGAACCGATACCGTTTCATGAATCGTTTGAAGAGTTTTTTGAAGGCGTCCCCGGCGAGGAGCGCGACAGCATGCGCGACGCCTACCGCAGCCTGCGCGAAGGCCCGGCGGGCAATTATCAGCTGACCTATCGCGTGCAACTGCCGGACGGCAGTTCGCGCTATCTGGAAAGCCGCGCCCGCCTCTACCGTGACGACAACGGCGCGCCGCTGCGCATGGCCGGCACCTTGCTCGACATCACCGATCAGGTCGAGCGCGAGCAACGGCTGGTGGCCTCGGAAGAGAAATTCGCCACGCTGTTCCAGGTCAGCCCGGACCCGATCTGCGTCACCCGCCAGGACAGTGGCGAGTTCATCGAAATCAATAACAGCTTTACCCAGACCTTCGGCTGGAGCGCCGCCGACGTGATCGGCCACACCGCCGAAGAAATCGGCCTGTGGGACGCATCGGCAAAAAGTCTGCAACGCATCGAAAGGGTTATCCGCGAACAAGGCCTGAGCAATGTCGCGATCATCGTCCAGCACAAGGACGGCCAGTCGCTGACCTGTGTGATCTCCAGCCGACAGATCAGCGTCGGCGATCAGCCCTGCATCGTCACCACCCTGCGCGACATTACCCAGCAGCAGCGCTCGGAAGCAGCGCTGAAAGCCAGTGAGGAGAAATTCGCCAAGGCGTTCCACTCCAGCCCCGACGCGATCACCATCACCGAACGCGACACCGGACGTTATCTGGAGGTCAACGACGGCTTCTGCCGTCTCACTGGCTATCGTGCTGAAGAGGTCGTGGGCAAAACCGTGTATCAGGTGGGTATCTGGGCCGAGGAAAAACAGCGCTCGGCCTTACTCGCCGAGTTACAAATCAAAGGTCGCGTGCACCATCAGGAAATGCTCGGGCGCAACAAACGCGGGGAAATGCTGACGGTGGAGGTCTCGGTCGAACCGATCACGCTAAATGAAACCGCGTGCCTGCTGCTGACCGCGCGGGACGTCAGCCTGTTGAAAAACGCCGAAGCGCAGATTCGCCATCTGGCCTATCACGATCCGCTGACCAACTTGCCCAACCGCGCCCTGCTGATGGATCGCCTGAGCCAGCAGATCGCCCTGCTCAAGCGCCACAACCTGCGCGGCGCCTTGTTATTTCTCGATCTCGATCACTTCAAGCACATCAACGACTCCCTCGGCCATCCGGTCGGGGATACGGTGCTGAAGATCATCACCGCGCGGCTCGAAGCCAGTGTGCGCATGGAAGATACGGTCGCACGCCTCGGCGGCGACGAATTTGTCGTGCTGCTCAGCGGTCTCGAAGGCTCGCGCAATGAAGTCAGCACGCAAGTGCGCAATCTGGCCGACACCCTGCGCGAATTGCTCTCGGAACCGATGTTCCTCGACGGCCAGCGCCTGCAAGTGACGCCGAGCATAGGTGTGGCGCTGATTCCCGATCATGGCTCAACGCCGACCGACCTGCTCAAACGCGCCGACATTGCTCTGTACCGGGCCAAGGATTCCGGGCGCAACACCACGCAGATGTATCACAACACCATGCAGAAGGCCGCCAGCGAACGGCTGCGCATGGAGACCGACCTGCGTCTGGCGCTGTCGCGCGGTGAATTCAACGTGCACTTTCAACCGCAAATCGATGCCCGCGACAACCGCATCATCGGCGCCGAAGCCCTGGTGCGCTGGAATCACCCGGAGCTGGGCGCGCAGTCACCCACCGAGTTCATCAAGGTGCTGGAGGACAGCGGCCTGATTCTCGAAGTCGGCACGTGGATCCTTGATGAAGCCTGCAATGCGTTCAAACAACTGATTGCGCTGAAACTGGTCGACCCGCTGAATTTCAGCCTGTGCGTGAACATCAGCCCGCGCCAGTTCCGCCAGAACGATTTTGTCGAGCGCATCGAACACAGCATGAGCAGCCATGGCCTGCCCTGCTCGCTGCTGAAACTGGAAATCACCGAAGGCATCGTCATCCAGAATCTGGAAGACACCATCAGCAAAATGCGCCGCCTGAAAAAGCTCGGCGTGAGCTTCGCCATGGATGACTTCGGCACCGGTTATTCGTCGCTGACTTACCTCAAGCGGCTACCGGTGGATACGCTGAAAATCGATCAGTCGTTTATCCGCGATGCGACCACTGACCCCAATGATGCCGAGATCATTCGCGCGATTGTCGCCATGGCGCGCAGCCTCGAGCTGGAGGTGATTGCCGAAGGCGTGGAAACCCCCGAACAACTGGCGTTCCTGCAAGGTTTGGGCTGCCATTTGTATCAGGGTTATCTGCACAGTCGACCGGTTGCGCTGGAGAATCTGAAAAAGCTCCTGCCATAA
- a CDS encoding LysR family transcriptional regulator, with translation MDLANLNAFIAIAETGSFSGAGERLHLTQPAISKRIAGLEQQLKVRLFDRLGREVGLTEAGRALLPRAYQILNVLDDTRRALTNLTGEVSGRLTLATSHHIGLHRLPPLLREFTRRYPQVALDIQFLDSEVAYEEILHGRAELAVITLAPEPHTLVKATPVWDDPLDFVVAPEHSLISNGPVNLADIAGHPAVFPGGNTFTHHIVQRLFEAQGLTPNIAMSTNYLETIKMMVSIGLAWSVLPRTMLDEQVASIVLPGIQLSRQLGYILHTERTLSNAARAFMALLDAQIDLPGT, from the coding sequence ATGGATCTGGCCAACCTCAACGCTTTTATCGCGATTGCCGAGACCGGCAGCTTCTCCGGCGCCGGCGAACGCCTGCACCTGACGCAGCCGGCGATCAGCAAACGCATCGCCGGGCTGGAGCAGCAATTGAAGGTGCGCCTGTTCGATCGACTGGGCCGTGAAGTCGGTCTGACCGAGGCCGGCCGCGCCCTGCTGCCCCGGGCTTATCAGATTCTCAACGTGCTCGACGACACCCGCCGCGCGCTGACCAATCTGACCGGTGAAGTCAGCGGCCGCCTGACACTGGCCACCAGTCACCACATCGGCTTGCACCGTTTGCCACCGCTTTTACGGGAATTCACACGCCGTTACCCACAAGTGGCGCTGGATATTCAGTTCCTTGATTCGGAAGTGGCCTACGAAGAAATTCTCCACGGCCGTGCCGAACTGGCGGTCATCACCCTGGCGCCTGAGCCACACACACTGGTCAAAGCCACACCGGTGTGGGATGACCCGCTGGATTTCGTGGTCGCCCCGGAGCATTCGCTGATCAGCAATGGCCCGGTCAATCTGGCGGACATCGCCGGTCATCCGGCGGTTTTCCCCGGTGGCAACACCTTCACCCACCATATTGTCCAACGCTTGTTCGAGGCCCAAGGGCTGACGCCGAACATCGCCATGAGCACCAACTACCTGGAAACCATCAAGATGATGGTCTCGATCGGTCTGGCCTGGAGCGTTTTGCCGCGCACCATGCTCGACGAGCAGGTGGCAAGCATCGTATTGCCGGGCATACAGCTCAGTCGCCAGCTAGGCTATATCCTGCACACTGAACGGACGCTCTCGAACGCGGCAAGAGCCTTTATGGCGTTGCTGGATGCACAAATCGATCTGCCAGGGACTTGA
- the leuC gene encoding 3-isopropylmalate dehydratase large subunit, which produces MAGKTLYDKLWDSHLVKQRDDGSALIYIDRHIIHEVTSPQAFEGLRLAGRKPWRIDANIATPDHNVPTTPERKGGIEAIADQVSRLQVQTLDDNCDEYGIVEFKMNDVRQGIVHVISPEQGATLPGMTVVCGDSHTSTHGAFGALAHGIGTSEVEHVLATQCLVAKKMKNMLVRVEGQLPFGVTAKDIVLAVIGKIGTAGGNGHAIEFAGSAIRDLSVEGRMTICNMSIEAGARVGLVAADQKTVDYVKGRPFAPKGAEWDMAVEAWKDLVSDADAKFDTVVELDAAQIKPQVSWGTSPEMVLAVDQNVPDPAKEMDLVKRDSIVRALKYMGLTANQAITDIQLDRVFIGSCTNSRIEDLRAAAVIAKGRKVASTIKQAIVVPGSGLVKAQAEAEGLDKIFLEAGFEWREPGCSMCLAMNPDRLESGEHCASTSNRNFEGRQGAGGRTHLVSPAMAAAAAVNGRFIDVRELI; this is translated from the coding sequence ATGGCCGGCAAAACGCTCTACGACAAGCTCTGGGATTCGCATTTGGTCAAGCAGCGCGACGATGGCTCGGCGCTGATCTATATCGATCGTCACATCATTCACGAAGTGACCTCGCCGCAAGCCTTTGAAGGCCTGCGTCTGGCCGGGCGCAAGCCTTGGCGCATCGATGCCAACATCGCGACCCCGGATCACAACGTACCGACCACCCCGGAACGCAAGGGCGGCATCGAAGCCATTGCCGACCAGGTCTCGCGTTTGCAGGTTCAGACCCTCGATGACAACTGCGATGAATACGGCATCGTCGAGTTCAAAATGAACGACGTGCGCCAAGGCATCGTCCATGTGATCAGCCCGGAGCAGGGCGCGACCTTGCCGGGCATGACCGTGGTCTGCGGCGACTCGCACACCTCGACCCACGGCGCGTTCGGCGCCTTGGCTCACGGTATCGGCACCTCCGAGGTCGAGCATGTGCTCGCCACGCAGTGCTTGGTTGCGAAGAAAATGAAGAACATGCTGGTGCGCGTTGAAGGGCAATTGCCGTTCGGCGTGACCGCCAAGGACATCGTCCTCGCAGTGATCGGCAAGATCGGCACCGCCGGCGGTAACGGCCATGCCATCGAATTCGCTGGCAGCGCGATCCGCGACTTGTCCGTCGAAGGCCGCATGACCATCTGCAACATGTCCATCGAAGCCGGCGCCCGCGTTGGCCTGGTGGCAGCGGATCAGAAAACCGTCGACTACGTGAAGGGCCGTCCATTCGCCCCGAAAGGCGCCGAATGGGACATGGCTGTCGAAGCCTGGAAAGATCTGGTTTCCGACGCCGACGCCAAGTTCGACACTGTGGTTGAACTCGACGCCGCGCAGATCAAGCCGCAAGTCAGCTGGGGCACTTCGCCGGAAATGGTATTGGCCGTTGATCAGAACGTGCCGGATCCGGCCAAAGAGATGGATCTGGTCAAACGCGACTCGATCGTCCGTGCCTTGAAATACATGGGTTTGACCGCCAATCAGGCGATCACCGACATTCAGCTGGATCGCGTGTTCATCGGTTCCTGCACCAACTCGCGGATCGAAGATTTGCGCGCTGCGGCAGTGATTGCCAAGGGCCGCAAAGTCGCGTCGACCATCAAGCAAGCGATCGTGGTGCCGGGCTCGGGTCTGGTGAAGGCTCAGGCTGAGGCCGAAGGTCTCGACAAGATTTTCCTCGAAGCCGGTTTCGAATGGCGTGAGCCGGGTTGCTCGATGTGTCTGGCGATGAACCCGGACCGTTTGGAGTCCGGCGAGCATTGCGCCTCGACCTCCAACCGTAACTTCGAGGGCCGTCAGGGTGCCGGTGGCCGTACCCACCTCGTCAGCCCGGCCATGGCGGCGGCGGCAGCGGTGAACGGTCGTTTCATCGACGTTCGTGAATTGATTTAA
- a CDS encoding class I SAM-dependent methyltransferase, whose protein sequence is MTSTAQHTQVVQKQFGEQAAAYLSSAVHAQGTEFALLQAELAGQGEARVLDLGCGAGHVSFHVAPLVKEVVAYDLSQQMLDVVAAAAVDRGFTNIATVNGAAERLPFADGEFDFVFSRYSAHHWSDLGVALREVRRVLKPGGVAAFVDVLSPGSPLFDTYLQSVEVLRDTSHVRDYSAAEWLRQVSEAGLHVRSTTRQRLRLEYTSWVERMRTPEVMRAAIRQLQQSMGNEVREYFEIDADGSFSTDVIVLMAGR, encoded by the coding sequence ATGACCAGCACCGCCCAGCACACCCAGGTCGTACAAAAGCAATTCGGTGAACAGGCCGCCGCCTACCTGAGCAGCGCCGTTCACGCTCAAGGCACCGAATTCGCACTGCTACAAGCTGAGCTGGCCGGGCAGGGCGAGGCGCGGGTACTGGACTTGGGTTGCGGCGCCGGTCACGTCAGTTTCCACGTCGCACCGCTGGTCAAGGAAGTGGTCGCCTACGACCTGTCGCAGCAGATGCTTGATGTGGTCGCCGCCGCGGCCGTTGATCGCGGTTTCACCAACATTGCCACGGTCAACGGCGCCGCCGAGCGCCTGCCATTCGCCGATGGAGAATTCGACTTCGTGTTCAGCCGTTATTCGGCGCATCACTGGAGCGATCTCGGCGTGGCCCTGCGCGAAGTGCGGCGGGTGCTGAAGCCGGGCGGTGTGGCGGCGTTCGTGGATGTGTTGTCACCGGGCAGTCCGTTGTTCGACACTTACCTGCAAAGCGTCGAAGTGCTGCGCGACACCAGCCATGTGCGCGATTATTCCGCCGCCGAGTGGCTGCGGCAGGTCAGCGAGGCCGGGTTGCATGTGCGCAGTACCACGCGTCAGCGTCTGCGTCTGGAGTACACAAGCTGGGTTGAACGCATGCGCACGCCTGAAGTGATGCGCGCGGCGATCCGCCAATTGCAGCAGTCGATGGGCAATGAAGTGCGCGAATATTTTGAGATTGATGCCGATGGCTCGTTCAGTACCGATGTAATTGTATTGATGGCCGGGCGATAA
- the leuB gene encoding 3-isopropylmalate dehydrogenase: protein MSKQILILPGDGIGPEIMAEAVKVLELANDKYSLGFELSHDVIGGAAIDKHGVPLADETLDRARAADAVLLGAVGGPKWDTIERDIRPERGLLKIRAQLGLFGNLRPAILYPQLADASSLKPEIVAGLDILIVRELTGGIYFGAPRGTRTLENGERQSYDTLPYSESEIRRIARVGFDMAMVRGKKLCSVDKANVLASSQLWREVVEQVAKDYPEVELSHMYVDNAAMQLVRAPKQFDVIVTDNMFGDILSDEASMLTGSIGMLPSASLDSNNKGMYEPCHGSAPDIAGKGIANPLATILSVSMMLRYSFNLHDAADAIEKAVSVVLDQGLRTGDIYSAGCSKVGTQEMGDAVVAALRNL from the coding sequence ATGAGCAAGCAGATTCTGATTCTCCCAGGTGACGGTATTGGTCCGGAAATCATGGCCGAAGCGGTCAAGGTGCTGGAGCTGGCTAACGACAAGTACAGCCTGGGTTTCGAGCTGAGCCATGATGTGATCGGTGGCGCCGCCATCGACAAGCACGGCGTGCCGCTGGCCGACGAAACCCTCGATCGTGCCCGCGCTGCCGACGCCGTGCTGCTGGGCGCGGTGGGCGGCCCGAAATGGGACACCATCGAGCGTGACATCCGCCCTGAGCGCGGCCTGCTGAAAATCCGTGCGCAGCTGGGTCTGTTCGGCAACCTGCGTCCGGCGATTCTGTACCCGCAACTGGCCGACGCTTCGAGCCTGAAGCCGGAAATCGTCGCTGGCCTGGACATCCTCATCGTCCGTGAGCTGACCGGCGGCATCTACTTCGGCGCGCCACGCGGCACCCGTACTCTGGAAAATGGCGAGCGTCAGTCCTATGACACGCTGCCGTACAGCGAAAGCGAAATCCGCCGCATCGCCCGCGTCGGTTTCGACATGGCCATGGTTCGCGGCAAGAAGCTCTGCTCGGTGGACAAAGCCAACGTACTGGCGTCCAGCCAACTGTGGCGTGAAGTGGTCGAGCAAGTGGCCAAGGATTACCCGGAAGTCGAACTGAGCCACATGTACGTCGACAACGCCGCCATGCAACTGGTGCGCGCACCTAAGCAGTTCGACGTGATCGTCACCGACAATATGTTCGGCGACATCCTGTCCGACGAAGCGTCGATGCTTACCGGTTCCATTGGCATGCTGCCTTCGGCCTCGCTGGATTCCAACAACAAGGGCATGTACGAGCCTTGCCACGGTTCCGCGCCGGATATCGCCGGTAAAGGCATTGCCAACCCGTTGGCGACCATTTTGTCGGTGTCGATGATGCTGCGTTACAGCTTCAATCTGCATGACGCGGCCGATGCCATCGAGAAAGCCGTCAGCGTCGTGCTGGATCAAGGGCTGCGCACTGGCGACATCTATTCGGCCGGTTGCAGCAAAGTCGGTACGCAGGAAATGGGCGACGCAGTAGTCGCCGCGCTGCGGAATCTGTAA